The genomic DNA ACCGAGAAGCAAATCCCCCATCAAAgttcccttccctttcaTAACCATTCTTTCAACAGTTCGAGACAtctctcatcaacaaaagaaatctAAGACCTCCCCAACGGCGAGGGGGAACTCTCAACTAGTGTGTCCGGACTGCTGATGCCGCCACTCCCATCACTCAACTCCCTCTTTACCGCGGGAATGGTAGGCGGTGACAGCAAACCCTCATCCTTGAGGACATCCTTCCCTTTGCCCTTGTCCTCggtcttctcttcctttATTGTTCGCAGAATTGGTGGCTCCGCAACAACAGGTTTGATCGTCTTTTCTGGTTTGGGCTgctgtgttgctgttgttggctgaGGCGTGGCGGTGGAAGCAGgctcaaccacaacaccagtCAGGGGGGCCACTGGTATGATCCTCTTGTCTATCTTCAGCACCTCCTTCGCCAATGCCCGGATCCCATCGTAGATTATGTCCGGCTGCTCAAACAGCAGTAGTGATGACGGAGGCTGCGAATCAACCCGGGAAGTGTGCAGCACCGAGTACGAGCCGTGCGCCCAGGCAGGTGGATAGAATGTCGACTGTGCTCTTCCCTGGTTTCCACCAATACCAGACAAATCAAGCTGCTCCACATCGTCCTTTTCGttcgttgctgctggtgctgcaGTCGCTGTCGAGGAAGAGTACGAACTCGCAAAGACCGTAATCGCAACTTTCGGCTTTGTTGGTGTTTTCGCCGGCAGCTGATGAGAAGAGTGATGCAGCGAAGTTCCCGACCAAAACCGCAACAGCCCTTCCGGTCCAGGTAACCAGGCCAAGTTCGTAAGTGTGATCAATTCCTCTCTTGTGAATGTCCCTGTTGATCCTACAACCCCACCATTGCCGCTGGCGATTTGTCGCAGGTGCCTCAACACGAAAGCCAGCATTCCAACTGGGGAGTCACACAGTCCGTATGCTAGGGTATTTGGGTCTCTTATCTCTGTgattggtggtgaaggagggtggGAGTAGTACCCTAGGAAGTCCCGCTCTTCATAGCCAGCCACACCACCCCTGAAGAACCAGGCTAGAGACCATTTTGCGAATTCGATGGGTGAGCTTGTGAGTTTTGGCGCGGAGAGGACAGGGGAGATTAGATGGGTTCCCAGGCAGGAGTCAGAGTAGGTCGCTGAGATGGCGTGGGCGAGGTGGAAGTCGATTTGggatggcgaagaggagcCAGGGGACGTGTTTGTTGTCAGGTAGTGCCTATAGCCCAATCGAGAGGTCATTAGTGTATTAAATATCGAGGCCGTGGCGTCTATGGGTGAGCGGTTCGCGGGAATGGAGTCGGAGAAGCCCAATCCTGGCAAAGAGGGTATGACGACGTGAAAAGCTTGATGAGTCGGGTCGGATGGGgttgtgagggggttgatgaggtgggagagggagaggttggttaGTGGGAATGGTGGCAGCACCAAGAGAGGAAGAGcgttggtggaagaggacCGGGCATGGATGAAGTGAATCCTGAGAGGGGATGCCGATTCCGACAAGGCAATCGAGGTCCGAAACTGGGGGATGTTGGCGTTGAGGTTGGACTCGATATCGCGAAAGTTGTACTTTTCAAGCCAGTAGTCAATCAGCGGCTCGATAACAGGCTTTGGCTCCCACCACACGGTCGACTTTGGCAGAGACCCCTCATGAGGCAGTCTAGTGAGCTCAAGCTTCTGTCGTGCGAGGTGGAGATGCCTCGTCGGAACCTGTACAACCTGTCAGTCTTACGAACCACTCTGAAAAGAAGACGGACACTTACATGTATCTTGTACGGCCTGACCTCATCGGCAGCCGGCGATCCCACCACAGCGTCCGCCATATTATGTCTTCAGTATTATACACCAACACAATTACCACGTTACTATTCGCATAGGTATGTTTCCAAACTCAAGAACAACATATATCTGCTCTCGTTCAAACCTCAAGATAGACTGTCAAACGAACGACAAAACGATCGAACAAaaacaaagcaaaaaaatAGTTGGGACGAGAAAAAACGAGGTGTGTTCcaagaaaggaagaagggTTATCGGTAATTATAAGCGCAtgaaccacaccaccaccaccacaacattACATACATGCATCCCACCCCACACGCTATAACACAAATCCATGCCATGCCGCATTCTGCATCAATCACTTGCCGCGAATTTCCTTAGCTGATTCAACATTCATGTGTACAGTCCATACAGTTCCTTATGTAAGTAATAAACCCATCAGGTCAACACCAGTCTCGTCACCCTACCCCGAAcattccccctccaaccaccctccccccctctaAACACCGaactcttcctccaccaagcGGTCAAGGAAACAAAATGAAATGAAAGGAGCACCCCaactccatccccatccccatccccatccccatcacccgGCGGCTGGCCGGTGGCTGGCTcccgccaacaacaaaacaaaaccgtTCAGGCAGGGCTGATCGGGAGTCCGGGGTGGAAGAGAGCACGCCAAAAGAAAGTGACAAGGACAGTCTCGCAGTTTCGTCAGGAACAAAtgctcccccccctccatgtCCACTAATTCCAGGGTCCTGGCCCGCGTGCACCAAGGGTCCAAACTGTGGCTAGTAATCCTCCCCTAACGCCTCTTATTGGATCACCACACCTTCAATACGCCACACCGGACCGTTATGATCAAAAAGTACATGAAACAGTGGCGGTGCTGACGAAACGTCGTAGTGCAGATTTCGGAAATGATCAACCAAACCCAGCCTGACTGTGGCAGAAAAAATGTGGCTCGTTAGTACCCTTCCTTTCAgtgaaaacaaaaaaaaaacttggCTATTGTTCCTCATCTCATAACCCTCCCCTGAGATTCATTGGACCAAGACTTTATGCAAGTGCTCCCAAGGCCCGTTGCCACTCTCCCCGGATTGCCGAAATGCCGTTGTATGTGGCACTCTGCATCTGTGGTGTATGTAAAATGTGCTTGTTGAGTTACTATATTGCAGTAGTGCTCTCTCTGCTTCTGTACCTAATGCCTATCATGTCCCCCCCAATGCATATGATCTGCTCAACACACACGCAAGCAAACTTCATCATAACTCCGATGATCATGATGCTCAACTGTGCACCCGTGTTCCCAAAAATAAAATGGTTCTAGGCCCCTTTTCCAGTGCGATGTGAGAGTGTGTGTCTTCAAGCCACACCATCCAGATCACAGAGTGGCGAGTGACGATCACCACAAAGTTCCCCCTTTTTCGCAGCACAGCCACATGTCATGATAACACACCAGACGCGCGCCCCCCCTATCTGTTCAGCAGAAAAACATGTATAGCACTCGCCATCCaaccatcctctccatgcTCTGTCAGAGCGTGAAGTGAGCGTCTAGTTCTAGCCGCCTCTCGGAGTCCCCCCAGTAGGCGCTTgacctcccgctcccgcccccccggctcctcctctcaaATTGATCTGCCCAATCCTCGACACAATATTACTCCCCACCGCGTCCACCGCCCCTCTCGGGCTCGTCAGGCTCGGTCCCTGAGGCGCCGTCTCCTGCACCCGGAAGAGCTTAATCTGCGTCGCGTTCCATATCCCCATCGTTCCCTTCGACACCTGCACCTCGCTCGCAAAAATAAACCCCCACAGCAGGCTCTCGTACCACCCCAGTGCCAGCGGCGACCACTCAAACGAGTGCACCCTCGCCGGGGTCTGGTCCACACCCACGAGCTGAATCTCCCTGATTTTGTCCAACGTCGCAGGCAGTGGCGGATCAGACGCGAAAGCCTGCCGTGGGATCAGAGCTGAAATCTGTTGGATCAACGTCAAGATGGTGTGCAGTGGCAACTCTGGAAGCCACGTCTCGATCCATTGCGTTGATGGCTCAAAGATGCCGGAGACTGACTGTGACATGCTGCCCAGGCTGGTCGTGCTGTTCTGACGCGAGAAGGTCTGCGCTCCCGCCGGCATTTTGCCTCTAGCTTTTTCCGACATGCCGCGCAGCTGTCTCGgtacatcatcatcgaccgGAGACGCGACAGAAGACGCCCGTGATGGATTCTCACTGGGGCTAGAAGCCGCCGGTGTAGGCcgctcctcatcatcactgtcgtcgtcatcatcgtcgccaATAGCAAATGTCCCATCTTCCTCTGGAACATCGCCCGGTGCGGGTGCTCGTGAGGAAAGTGTTACCGGGCTTCTCAGACTCTCGAGTGAACTTCTAGTTGAGTCGGCTTGTAGCGGGTCATTTGAAGCCCCAGAATCCTTCCTCCGTCGGTTACGTCTTTCCATTTCTTCATGCCCGCTTTCCAGTGTAAATGACCGGACGGCCTCGAaccttttcttgtttctgaGTATCGCAAACACCAAGTGCGCGTTTTCTACGACACTATCAGTATGCAATCTTggactctttttttttttttggcaacAATACTTACGGATGTATTGGTGTTCAACGATCGAGTTGATCGCCTCCAACAATGACCGCAGTAACGAATGGTTGGTTTCATTGGCTAGGAGAAACGACGGCGAAGACATGGAGTTGAACAGGTGCATAATCTTGGAACAGGTAGGGGCGCTTAACCCATCCAGATAGGGCGcaatgttgttgatgatggccagcAATGCAGGATAGATCGCTGTCAGTTTTCCCTGACTGGTTGTGATGAGAGCATAAATGGACTGTTGTTGTCAGTACCTCAGTATCTTGGACTGGATTTAGACCAAGCAAAACAACTCACCTGAATGAGAAAATCAGCATACGTCCCCCTGAACCCCGCAATCCGAATCGCGGGGGGCAGAGTGTCCTGGGCATCAAACGACTTGTTCAAGTTTGTCCCAAAGTTTTTCTCTACGCTCAGCGTCTGCAGCAAGAAGGCACACATCCTCACCACACCTTGCTTGGAAGCATCGTTCTTGTACTCCAAGGCGTAGAACAAAATCAAAATGACAAAATCGTAGGCCCTTCCTGTGTCGATCAGGAAAGACCTGAATCGCTTGTTACATTGCGTCACCTCCCAGAACAACATTATGATCTCAGGGGCAAAGCGGACAGCGGCGTGAGCGCCTGGAATGTACGACCCCTGAAGGGGTTGGTTCAGCACTCGGGTCATGCCGTCCACGATGAACTGAAAATCTGAAGGCCTGTGTAAGCGGCCTAGGTAGTGTCGGTAGTGGTTTTTAGGTGTCGGGAGTTCTGGGTTTTCTGGGATGGTGTATAGGAGGGTGGTTAGGAGGAATTGCAGGGTGGTGGTAACCAAGAGCTGCTTGGGATGGTTGGGCACCAGGGCGTTGTAGGGTGCTAGCCAGGTAGCTGGGTTATATTTCAGAGTCTACATTCGTTAGTTGTGGTCGTTATTCACAGTTCAAGCCTGGACATACCGTATTCAACAGCGAACAGAGCACCGAGAGCACCACCTGCTTGTCGGGACAAGTGCAGATATAGGTGAGAGCCTTGGTCCCCGTCTGAGGCAGCGTCGCCAAAGACAAGTACATGCTCTTGCTGGTTAGCGTCAAAAGCAACCGAAGTATCTCACACCGATTGCTCTCATGCTCTTTGGTCGTGGCGATAGGTACTGTACAGCCAACGCCGGTCTGCCAGATGCTATAAGTGACCTTGGGCTTGCCATTTGGCACCTTGGTGACCGTCAAATCGGAGAAAAAGAGCAGGTCGGTGACGGTATCGATCAGCTCCTCAGCCAGAGGTTTCGCATCCTCGTACTCCACCACCGGTGTCTTGGGTACACCGTCTGCGCCATCAAACAGCACTTCACTCGCAATCGATGACTTTCTGGACCGTTTGCGCCGGGGAGCCCAGAAAAAGCTATCCTCCCAGTCCTGCAAGCTCTCCTTCTCGTAGATATAAGGCAGGACCCTCGTAAGAACGCGAACGCAGTTCAGCACCTCTCGATCTGGGGCAAGCTCGTGGTCGGGAAAGGAAGGGTGGTGACGAAGCATAAACAGGCGCCCGGTTACAGCTGTTATCAGCGTCTCCAGGTTCTCGAGCGCATTATCGCGGGTTCGTCGGACATCGGCCGGGGCAAAAAGACTGAAGATGTCGTCCGAGGACTCGGGGAGCTCCCAGAACTGGTGTGCAGCAGGTGTGTTAGCGTGACGTATTGCCCTATCTAGCAGGCTGCTGGCTGTAAACGCACCTGAGCCCAGTATGGATCGTCAGCAGGAATATGGCGTTCCTCCGACAGTCTAAAGATGCCTTTCTTGAAGACTAGTTTGGAGTCGCTGGCACCCATTTTGGCGGTTATGTCAGGTGCATAGCATCCCGTCGTTCGGGGGGGAGTTGGATCGGGGATCGGGATCTGGATCGGGTGGTTTATAGCAGCATGTTCAGTACTTCACAGTGACCGCTGTCAAGCGGACAAGCTGGGTTACATCCCAGCAAGCCGCCCACTGATAAGATCTACCATACATAACCCTAACGCTATTTCATTTGCAGAGCTTATCCCCGCTAAGTGCATATCAATCTGGCCTCAAGAGAACCTCCATTGTTAGCAGCCTCCGGCGCAACACCAAGCTTTCCCTTTGCGATATCCCCACGTTTCAACATCCAGTGCGCaaacaccgccaccccccccccaaccagcaAATGAACCCCCCGAGGTGACACCCTTATTCTCACCCAGGGAATCGACCCAATTCCCTTCTCAACCCACCGTGCAAGAGCGCACCCACCACATCACAATGtactcctccctcgtccgcctccaaaacaccttcggcttcttcaccaccgtcgCCTTCGTCGTCGCCCTCCTAATCTCCGCCTCCGACTTCCTGTCCCCCCGCACCCCCACCGTCAACGTCCTCAAAACAACCCAGCTCCAAACGGTGAAAGGCCGCGCGGATTACTACTCGTCCAAAAAGGAAGAATACGCCATCATCAAATTCACCCTTGACgccgacctctcctccctcttcacctggAACACAAAGCAAGTCTTTGCCTACGTCACGGCCGAGTGGCCCTCGGCCCAAAACAACAATGCGACCAACCAGGCCGTGATCTGggacaccatcatcacggCGCCGAGCAGTGACCATTTGGGGAATTTTAGCCCCTCGAAGCTtaagaggttgaggaagagcGCCAACGGGAAGGGGATTGATCCTAGCCGGTAGGCGCCATCTCTCTTTTTTAAGTAGCAGCAATGGGATTGCTAACGATTCAACAGCGGCAAACTCCAACTCAAGAACCAGCGCCTTAAGtaccccctcacccacccgACAGGCAGGCTCGCCAACACAGAAGACGTCCAGCTCAAGCTTCACTACAACGTCCAGCCCTGGGTTGGTTTCCTGTCATGGAACCAGGCCCAGGACTGGGGCAAGTGGAAGGCGCTGAAGAATGGGCTGAGCAAGAAGTTTACGCTCCCAGCTATCAAGGTGAAGgagcaggccaagaagaagaccacaAGGGCTTAGGGGACCTAGCTTTTGTCGGGACGAAAAATGGAGTTATTGATTTAGCTATTTGGGGGTTTGCTTCAATTCATTGCCGGTTTTGACATCTCATTTCCTCACAGGCGCTCATAGAGTGTGAAGTTGATCACTATTCAAGCCCACACCATGAAAAATATATACACACTGTATGGGAAAAATTAACAAAACCCAATCACAAAACGATTCATAAATGCTATGCCAATCAAAACACACAATTCCCCTTTGCTCCTataccaccccccttccctccatTTTGATCCTATTCCTAaactcctctcctccttaCTTCTCATCCcaactcccctcctcccccactccCCGACCTACATGTCCCTTTCCCGTACAGCCACTCAGAAACCATCCTGCctcaaccaactgctactactccccctcctccccctctcatACAACCACTTGCTATTCAACGCCACactgctcctcttcccatTCACCGGCGTTGGCGTATGCAGATAACTATCCCTCACACTATCCCCAAAACTCACCGTCGAGCTCGCAAAGCTGTT from Podospora pseudoanserina strain CBS 124.78 chromosome 2, whole genome shotgun sequence includes the following:
- a CDS encoding hypothetical protein (COG:S; EggNog:ENOG503NXVD) codes for the protein MGASDSKLVFKKGIFRLSEERHIPADDPYWAQFWELPESSDDIFSLFAPADVRRTRDNALENLETLITAVTGRLFMLRHHPSFPDHELAPDREVLNCVRVLTRVLPYIYEKESLQDWEDSFFWAPRRKRSRKSSIASEVLFDGADGVPKTPVVEYEDAKPLAEELIDTVTDLLFFSDLTVTKVPNGKPKVTYSIWQTGVGCTVPIATTKEHESNRCEILRLLLTLTSKSMYLSLATLPQTGTKALTYICTCPDKQVVLSVLCSLLNTTLKYNPATWLAPYNALVPNHPKQLLVTTTLQFLLTTLLYTIPENPELPTPKNHYRHYLGRLHRPSDFQFIVDGMTRVLNQPLQGSYIPGAHAAVRFAPEIIMLFWEVTQCNKRFRSFLIDTGRAYDFVILILFYALEYKNDASKQGVVRMCAFLLQTLSVEKNFGTNLNKSFDAQDTLPPAIRIAGFRGTYADFLIQSIYALITTSQGKLTAIYPALLAIINNIAPYLDGLSAPTCSKIMHLFNSMSSPSFLLANETNHSLLRSLLEAINSIVEHQYIQNAHLVFAILRNKKRFEAVRSFTLESGHEEMERRNRRRKDSGASNDPLQADSTRSSLESLRSPVTLSSRAPAPGDVPEEDGTFAIGDDDDDDSDDEERPTPAASSPSENPSRASSVASPVDDDVPRQLRGMSEKARGKMPAGAQTFSRQNSTTSLGSMSQSVSGIFEPSTQWIETWLPELPLHTILTLIQQISALIPRQAFASDPPLPATLDKIREIQLVGVDQTPARVHSFEWSPLALGWYESLLWGFIFASEVQVSKGTMGIWNATQIKLFRVQETAPQGPSLTSPRGAVDAVGSNIVSRIGQINLRGGAGGAGAGGQAPTGGTPRGG
- a CDS encoding hypothetical protein (MEROPS:MER0000432; COG:S; EggNog:ENOG503P1A5) → MADAVVGSPAADEVRPYKIHVVQVPTRHLHLARQKLELTRLPHEGSLPKSTVWWEPKPVIEPLIDYWLEKYNFRDIESNLNANIPQFRTSIALSESASPLRIHFIHARSSSTNALPLLVLPPFPLTNLSLSHLINPLTTPSDPTHQAFHVVIPSLPGLGFSDSIPANRSPIDATASIFNTLMTSRLGYRHYLTTNTSPGSSSPSQIDFHLAHAISATYSDSCLGTHLISPVLSAPKLTSSPIEFAKWSLAWFFRGGVAGYEERDFLGYYSHPPSPPITEIRDPNTLAYGLCDSPVGMLAFVLRHLRQIASGNGGVVGSTGTFTREELITLTNLAWLPGPEGLLRFWSGTSLHHSSHQLPAKTPTKPKVAITVFASSYSSSTATAAPAATNEKDDVEQLDLSGIGGNQGRAQSTFYPPAWAHGSYSVLHTSRVDSQPPSSLLLFEQPDIIYDGIRALAKEVLKIDKRIIPVAPLTGVVVEPASTATPQPTTATQQPKPEKTIKPVVAEPPILRTIKEEKTEDKGKGKDVLKDEGLLSPPTIPAVKRELSDGSGGISSPDTLVESSPSPLGRS
- the SPC3 gene encoding Signal peptidase complex subunit (COG:U; BUSCO:EOG09264VC6; EggNog:ENOG503NYT4) produces the protein MYSSLVRLQNTFGFFTTVAFVVALLISASDFLSPRTPTVNVLKTTQLQTVKGRADYYSSKKEEYAIIKFTLDADLSSLFTWNTKQVFAYVTAEWPSAQNNNATNQAVIWDTIITAPSSDHLGNFSPSKLKRLRKSANGKGIDPSRGKLQLKNQRLKYPLTHPTGRLANTEDVQLKLHYNVQPWVGFLSWNQAQDWGKWKALKNGLSKKFTLPAIKVKEQAKKKTTRA